The genome window TACTTGGTGGACAATCCTACCACTTGCACTGCCGAGGGAGCTGCTCGGGCGTTTTCCATGCGGGAAGCGCTTTCGCGTAGCCTTTTACCGACTTAATGAACTGAAAAAAATTAAAAACGAGACAGGACTGGCTTATCGTTGCCAGTCCTGAATTGCTTAATCCAGGTAATAAGTCATTCGTTGTAAATGGATGATGGGATCTACATATTGAACATGCACATCTTCTGGCACAGATAAGGTGATGGGAGCATAGTTTAAGATGGCTTTTATCCCTGCCTGAATCAGTTGGTTGGTAACGCTCTGGGCGACCTGCGCCGGCACGGTTAGCATAGCAATTTTGATGTGATGAGATTGGATGGTTTCGATCATGGTTGAGGTATGCAATACAGGAATTTGATGAATGACCTGCCCCACTTTTTGTGGATCGGAGTCAAAGATTAACGCTACCCGAAAGCCATGCTCGGTGAAGCCCTGGTAATTGGCAATGGCTTTTCCTAAATTACCCGCACCGATTAGCGCCATATCCCAAATACGGTCTACTTTGAGAATTTGTTTTAATTGGGTGACAAGAAAAGGAACAGAGTAGCCCTTACCCTGTTTGCCAAACTCTCCATATTGGGAGAGGTCTTTTCGAATTTGAGCCGCAGAAATACCGATTTGTTCCCCCAATTCTTTTGAGGAAGTCACGGCGTAACCTTGTTCAAGCATATGTTCAAGTGCCTGCAGATACCGGGGCAAGCGACCAATCACAATGTCGGGAATGGGTTTGTCGTTCATGCACACCTCTGCAAATAATTTGTATTTATTTTACCCTAATTAGCAGAGGTTGTGTTTATTTTCACATCTTGCTTAAAGTCAAACACAGGTTGTCGGGGAACCGGCAACCTGTGCTGGATGGCTAATAAACGGGGATCTCTCTTATTCTCTCTGGCGTCCAGAGAGCAGGAAGATGTAATATAACACCGTAGAAATGGCTTGGACTGCTGCGGCTACGTAAGTAAGGGCGGCGGCATCTAATACTTTGTTCACTCCTTCCATTTCCCCATAGTAGACCAGCCCGCCATCGGCTAAGACAGTCTTGGCTCTGCGGCTGGCATCAAACTCAACGGGCAGGGTAATCAATGCAAATACTGCAGTCGCTGCGAACAACCCCAGTCCAATCCATGCTACTGTGTTTCCCATCAGGAAAAAACCCAGCATGAAGATAATTGGGCCAAGCCATGAGCCAATTTGCACTGCTGGGACAATGGCGGAACGGATTTGCAAAGGAAAGTATCCTTCGTGGTGTTGAATGGCATGTCCGGCTTCATGAGCGGCAATACCTGCGGCAGCGATGCTGTTGCTATGGTATACCTCTGGGCTGAGACGAAGAACGCGTGCCACAGGATCATAGTGATCGCTTAAAAAACCGTTCACGGCTTCTACCTGAACATTGGTCAATCCGTTCATATTCAGAATACGTCGAGCAACTTCTGCACCGGTCATGCCTGAAGCATTGCGTTTTCGGGAATAGGTATTGAAAGCCGATTGGACTTTAAATTGTGCCCAAAATCCTAACAATAAAGCGGGTAAACTGAAGAGCAGGTAAAGGAGATACCCACCACCATACGCTCCCATACAATAACCTCCATTTTTCGAGACATGCTTTTGTCTTGAAAGATAGAATACCAGAACTTTATAAGAAGGGGATTAGAACGATATCAAGAAAGTGTAAAAGTTACCGAAGATTTAAAAAACAGGCGCGCCTGCCGAGACTCGAACTCGGGCTTCCACCTCCGGAGGGTGACGTGATATCCACTTCACTACAGGCGCTGACGCCCCAAATTATACACTGCCTTCTTAAGACTGGCAAGTTTATCCCTTTTTATCTTCGTTCTTAATTGGGATACCCAGCAGGGAACTAGTAAAGTGGCAAGATAAAAACCGGAAATTGCTCCCCCGTCAGGTGAAAGCCACATCGTTGATAAACATGCAAAGATGCGGCATTCGTGCTTTGCGTGTTGAGGGTAACGCTCTGCAGGCCTTTATGGAGGATAAAATGTTCCAGCAAATCTCTGATGAGCGCAGCCCCCAATCCTTTATTTTGCATCTCCGGGGAGACAGCTAACCGCGCGAGGTGCGCTTTGGATTCGCTCTCTGTACTCATCTGGTAAGCCACAAGTTTCCCGTTAACTTCCAGAACTGTTTTATAGGTACACTTCTGAAAAGCGTTGGAAAGGTCTATCTGGCTTAATTGCCAGAGGGGCTCGAAAGCCGCATGATCAATTGCGGTTACCAGAGGAAGGTCTTCAAAGCCCATTTCTCTGATTATTCCGTCTCTTAAAAGCGGTGTTTGACAGGATACAAAATTAAGATCATATGTCATCATCACCACATCCTGGTGATGATGAAAACCTGAGTCCTGAAGAAGATGAGAAAACCAATCGCTTAATCCAAGGGAAGCAATAAATGACACTTTCCCATATTCACGGTGCCATTCCACGTTTTTTTCCAGAAGTTCCACCAGAACTCTGGAGGGGGAAACAAACAGGTCTGCTGCAAAGATGCGTATCCAGGACGCTAGAGGAGGATCAGCAGGTGAGGCAAGGAAGCCGATAATTTGAGAGTCTTTTTCTGCCAGCCAGAAGGGTTGCCAGCCAACCCAATCCAGAGCATTTCTCCAATCCAGGTGTTGATGGAGGTAAATAGTCTTCCGTAAAAACGTTTGCAGGGATGGTTTGTCTTCAGGCGTAACCGGTCTGAGATGATGATGACGTTGAAACCAATTCACTTTTTCCCTATCATCTTGAATGGAAGATCGATGATTTTCTTCAGCAATCGTTCCCTTAGAGAAAGTTTTTTCTGTTCTTCGAGTGCGGCATCCATGCTGGCAAGGGCTTCAAACTGGCGGTTGGTTCGAATTTGCAGAGACGAGATGGCTTTAAGCACCACGGCGCGCATTTCCGAATGGTTTATCTGCTTGAACAATGCGGCGGCACGTTGATAATGCTCCAGTGCTTCTTCCAGCCGATTCAAGCCTTCCAGGGCTGCAGCATAGTTGGCAATGGCGATGCCTTCCCGTTCTGTATCTCCGGCTTTGTGGAAGATTTGCTCGGTACCTGCACAAGCATCGAGTGCCCCCTGGGCATCGCCTGCCTGCAACAGGGCAACACTACGGTTGTTTGCCATTTCTGCAGATTTCAGAACGTCTCCGAGTTCGGCAAACGCTTTTGAGGCTTTCTCAAATTGCTCTGCCGCTTCGAGATGCTTTCCTGAGCGGTAAAGCCGTTGTCCGTGCTCGGCAAGTTGGTCTGGAGTAAGTTGTTTTTCCATCAATAGGTGATCTCCAAAAGGCTTTCAGCAATCAGACGCAGACGATTGGCATCCAGTTCAGAGAGACGCATTGCCAGTTCCAGGTAGGGGCGGTTTACCGGCTGGGCAATGAATTGTTGCATTTCTTCCGGAAGATTTTCAAATTGTTCTGCCCATTGTTTCTGAAGGCGACGCTTGGCAATGGGTCCTTTCTCATCCAGGAACTGGCTGAGGGGAACCTCCAGCGCTTCGGCAAAAGTCTCCAATTCTGGCAGAGGAATTTCCCGCGTTCCGTTCTCGTATGCGAGCAGTACATCTTCCTCAATCCCTGTTTTCTGGGCCAGTTCACCGGTTGAAATTCCTTTTTTCTGTCGGAAAAGACGTAAACTGGCTGCTATGATGCGATTCCGTAACTTGAGGGCAGTGCTGACGTTTTCGGGTAGTGTTTCCTGTCTCTCTGCAGAAACAGGACGATTGTCCCAGAACACATCAATTGGGACGTTTAAGTACAGGGAGAGCAATTCCAGTTGCGGTAAAGTGGGAGAACCTTCTCCCCGTTCAAACTGGGAGTACTCTTCGGGGGAGATTCCCAGAATTCGGGCGCAATCTTCCAGGGAACGGCATAAACTGCGCCGACTGTCATAAAGGATTGCACCTAACTTTTTTCGACGAATCAGGATGAGCCGATTGTCCATTTGCTCTCCTCAGCAAGATAAATTTACCTGCGCCGACCCCCACCCAGAATATCTGCCAGGTTTGCTCCAAATACTTCGGGACCCAGTTTGAATCCCGCGGCTTCCAGCCTGGGGGTAAAGAGGGGACGAATTCCGGTTGGTTTGAGTTCACCCAACACTTTCCCGTCGGTGGAAATTCCGGTTTGTTCGAATTTGAAGATATCCGTCATGACAATGGTGTCCCCTTCCATGCCGGCAACTTCCGTAATGGATACCACCTTACGGCTTCCATCTTTCAGGCGGGCTACCTGAATGATTAAGTCAATTGCAGAAGCAATTTGTTCACGAATAACCCTGACAGGTAATTCCATGCCCGACATGAGGCACATGGTTTCAAGGCGGGAAAGGGCGTCGCGAGGGGTATTGGCGTGCAGGGTGGTCAGTGAACCATCATGCCCGGTATTCATTGCTTGCAACATGTCCAGGGCTTCACCACCACGGCATTCTCCAACCACAATGCGATCGGGGCGCATGCGCAATGCATTACGAACCAAATCGCGAATGGTTACCGCATTTCTACCTTCAGAGTTTGGGGGTTTTGTTTCCAATCGGACAACGTGTTCCTGTTGTAACTTCAATTCCGCGGCATCTTCAATGGTCACAATGCGTTCATCCTCAGGGATGAAACTCGATAAGATATTCAGAAGGGTGGTTTTACCCGAGCCTGTACCGCCGGAGATGATAATGTTCAACCGTGCAATCACACAAGCCCGAATAAAGTTTGCCATGTTCTCTGTGATGGACCCATAATTGATCAATTGCTGAATGGTGAGTTTATCTTTTTGAAATTTGCGGATTGTAATGGTGGGCCCATCAATCGCGCAGGGTGGAATCACTGCATTGACACGAGAGCCATCAGGCAAACGGGCATCGACTGTGGGACTATCGGCATCAATACGGCGTCCCAAAGGGAGAACAATTTTCTCAATGAGCCGGATAACCGCCGCATCATTTTCAAAGGTGATGTTGGTCTTTTGGAGTTTCCCTTTTCGTTCGATATAGACCAGTTTGGGACCATTGACCATGATTTCGGAGATGTCTGGATCATCCAGTAAAGGCTGTAGGGGACCAAACCCGAGCAAATCATCCAGAATATCATGGAACAGTTGATCTCGAATGCTGTTGGGTAATTGAAGACGAGTGGTCTGGTAGGCTTGCATCAATAATTGACTCACTACCTTCCGGCGATCTTCTCCACCAGAGGGAGGCGGGTTGGACTCAAGTTCCCGAGATACCACATTAATCAGGTAATCTTTCAGTTTAGCGAGGTCGGCTTGGCGTGGTGCTGCACCTGGATTGTTCATGGACTCTTCCTCTAAACGCTTTGGATCTCTTCGTCTGGAATGATCCAGACTACATGTTCCTTATTCAAAGTCAGGAAATTGCTTTTATACACTAAATTTCCCTGGAGGTCGAGGACGCTCGCTTCTGTGATTGCGATAAATTGAATGGAGGCGTTTAATTCATCAATAATACGTTCGCTTGGTCGCACATGAAGCGTACCCCGAATGGTGTGCTGGGTTGTTTGCACAATGACGGGCACAGGTTTTTTGGAAATCACCTGCGTAAAAATTTTTCCTTTTTCATCGTATTGAGTGACCATACTCCTATTTTCCTGTTTCAGAAGAGTCTTTTTCCATGGGAGGCATGAGATATCCCAAACCGGAGCGCGTTACAATGTGTACCGGGTTATGGGGATTGTCTTCCAGTTTCTGTCGCAGTCGAGCAATACTTACCCAAAGGATTTCTTTGTCCTCTTTATACTGTGTACCCCATACGGCGGTAAGCAGTTCTTCGGGGGAGAGGACTCTACCCATGTTATGGGCAAACTGGATGAGGAGACGGTACTCTGTAGCAGAGAGAAATACGGGTTTGTCATCCTTCCATACCTCAGCGCGAGCAAAATCAATCTTCAAATTCCCGTGGGTGAAATACCGATTTTGCGTTACTGCCTCAGCGGTTTGAGCCCTTCTGAGTACCGCTCGTACTCGTGCAATTAACTCGGTGGCAGAAAAAGGCTTAACGACGTAATCATCCGCACCTACATTCAAGCCTTTCACACGGTCCTGTTCTTCCCCCTTTGCTGTGAGCATGATAATGGGGACACTGGAGAACTGCCGAATCCGTTCACAGGTAGAAAATCCATCCAGATGAGGCATCATGACGTCCAGAATGACCAGATCGGGTTGGCGGGAGGAAATCAATTCCAGGGCTTCTTCTCCATTGCTTGCCGTGCTGACAAGATACCCGGCGGCTTCGAGATTGACTCGAAGTAAATGCTGGTATCGAGGTTCATCATCTACCACCAGAATATGAGTCGCCGCCATTTTAAGCCTCCTCCGAAAGTTCGCCAAAATCCCCACCTTTCGGTTGATGTAAGGGCAGTCGAATGATAAAGGTGGTACCTTTTCCCTGGATGGAGTTCACCTGAATATTCCCATGATGGGCTTGGATGATTTTCTTACAAATAAAGAGCCCCAGTCCTGTCCCATGGATATTTGGTGAAGCGTCCGGGTTTCTGAAGAACCGCTCAAACACAAAGGGCAGGTATCGCTGTGGAATCCCGGGACCGTGGTCTTCG of Anaerolinea thermophila UNI-1 contains these proteins:
- a CDS encoding redox-sensing transcriptional repressor Rex, coding for MNDKPIPDIVIGRLPRYLQALEHMLEQGYAVTSSKELGEQIGISAAQIRKDLSQYGEFGKQGKGYSVPFLVTQLKQILKVDRIWDMALIGAGNLGKAIANYQGFTEHGFRVALIFDSDPQKVGQVIHQIPVLHTSTMIETIQSHHIKIAMLTVPAQVAQSVTNQLIQAGIKAILNYAPITLSVPEDVHVQYVDPIIHLQRMTYYLD
- a CDS encoding zinc metallopeptidase, with the translated sequence MGAYGGGYLLYLLFSLPALLLGFWAQFKVQSAFNTYSRKRNASGMTGAEVARRILNMNGLTNVQVEAVNGFLSDHYDPVARVLRLSPEVYHSNSIAAAGIAAHEAGHAIQHHEGYFPLQIRSAIVPAVQIGSWLGPIIFMLGFFLMGNTVAWIGLGLFAATAVFALITLPVEFDASRRAKTVLADGGLVYYGEMEGVNKVLDAAALTYVAAAVQAISTVLYYIFLLSGRQRE
- a CDS encoding GNAT family N-acetyltransferase — translated: MNWFQRHHHLRPVTPEDKPSLQTFLRKTIYLHQHLDWRNALDWVGWQPFWLAEKDSQIIGFLASPADPPLASWIRIFAADLFVSPSRVLVELLEKNVEWHREYGKVSFIASLGLSDWFSHLLQDSGFHHHQDVVMMTYDLNFVSCQTPLLRDGIIREMGFEDLPLVTAIDHAAFEPLWQLSQIDLSNAFQKCTYKTVLEVNGKLVAYQMSTESESKAHLARLAVSPEMQNKGLGAALIRDLLEHFILHKGLQSVTLNTQSTNAASLHVYQRCGFHLTGEQFPVFILPLY
- a CDS encoding tetratricopeptide repeat protein → MEKQLTPDQLAEHGQRLYRSGKHLEAAEQFEKASKAFAELGDVLKSAEMANNRSVALLQAGDAQGALDACAGTEQIFHKAGDTEREGIAIANYAAALEGLNRLEEALEHYQRAAALFKQINHSEMRAVVLKAISSLQIRTNRQFEALASMDAALEEQKKLSLRERLLKKIIDLPFKMIGKK
- a CDS encoding helix-turn-helix domain-containing protein — its product is MDNRLILIRRKKLGAILYDSRRSLCRSLEDCARILGISPEEYSQFERGEGSPTLPQLELLSLYLNVPIDVFWDNRPVSAERQETLPENVSTALKLRNRIIAASLRLFRQKKGISTGELAQKTGIEEDVLLAYENGTREIPLPELETFAEALEVPLSQFLDEKGPIAKRRLQKQWAEQFENLPEEMQQFIAQPVNRPYLELAMRLSELDANRLRLIAESLLEITY
- a CDS encoding CpaF family protein, which produces MNNPGAAPRQADLAKLKDYLINVVSRELESNPPPSGGEDRRKVVSQLLMQAYQTTRLQLPNSIRDQLFHDILDDLLGFGPLQPLLDDPDISEIMVNGPKLVYIERKGKLQKTNITFENDAAVIRLIEKIVLPLGRRIDADSPTVDARLPDGSRVNAVIPPCAIDGPTITIRKFQKDKLTIQQLINYGSITENMANFIRACVIARLNIIISGGTGSGKTTLLNILSSFIPEDERIVTIEDAAELKLQQEHVVRLETKPPNSEGRNAVTIRDLVRNALRMRPDRIVVGECRGGEALDMLQAMNTGHDGSLTTLHANTPRDALSRLETMCLMSGMELPVRVIREQIASAIDLIIQVARLKDGSRKVVSITEVAGMEGDTIVMTDIFKFEQTGISTDGKVLGELKPTGIRPLFTPRLEAAGFKLGPEVFGANLADILGGGRRR
- a CDS encoding DUF6812 domain-containing protein codes for the protein MVTQYDEKGKIFTQVISKKPVPVIVQTTQHTIRGTLHVRPSERIIDELNASIQFIAITEASVLDLQGNLVYKSNFLTLNKEHVVWIIPDEEIQSV
- a CDS encoding response regulator transcription factor: MAATHILVVDDEPRYQHLLRVNLEAAGYLVSTASNGEEALELISSRQPDLVILDVMMPHLDGFSTCERIRQFSSVPIIMLTAKGEEQDRVKGLNVGADDYVVKPFSATELIARVRAVLRRAQTAEAVTQNRYFTHGNLKIDFARAEVWKDDKPVFLSATEYRLLIQFAHNMGRVLSPEELLTAVWGTQYKEDKEILWVSIARLRQKLEDNPHNPVHIVTRSGLGYLMPPMEKDSSETGK